The genomic segment GACGACGACGCGGAGGAAGAGACGGGAGAACCCCCGACACAAGCGCGACGCGTCAGCGACCCCGGTCCGAACTAGCACATACTACGGACGATAAAAACGACTTTATATCGGGACGACTCGACAAAAGCATATCccaaactgaaactgaaagtgGCGGACGCGTTCGGGCTTCCTGCTCTTCgagtttatttaaaaacatCACAGAAAAGCCACATCTATCTCAGACATTGACATGAGACGATTTTTtttggttgtgttgttgtcatatttaaattatttgccAGTGTTTCTGTCATTACATTTTCACACGTTTAATATTTTATACTGAGATAGCCTACGTGCGAAGAAAATAAGTAAAAGAATGTATGAAAAAGTGCTTTGTCATTGTTACTGTGACTTGAGTACACACTGCTTCCTAATAAGAGGAGATGTCTGAACAGTGTCTTGGCAAATAAACATACTCCTTTCTAACAATGTTTAAAACATTGTAGTCTTGAAGCAACGCCTAAGGTTCGAGCTAAGGTTTAGCTCGATGTCGTTCCCTACTCATGGCACAGATATTAAGAAATTAATATTCCAGGAATCATCCGCAGACCAGTTTAACCAGTATTCCAAAATGACCAGAAAACAATCTTTGCACTTAATTGTTTGGTTTTGCAGCACTTCTGCAtgaatgttgaatgtgttttcgTTCAGGAACTGAGCGACGTAAACGGACAACCCTTTTCATCACCAAAAAAAATGGGGTTACCATGAAGGGTTCCCATCCAAAAAATAGTGTTCAGTTTCGTTACAATCCTCAGGAGGGTCCCTATCTTGCGTTGCCTGTTTCTCGCTAATGTGCTTTGTTGTGTCATCTTGAAATGCCACAAAAGAAGATCTCGGACAACAAGTGTccgttaaaaaatgtatatatttccaCCTTGGAAGTTCCTGCACTGTCAGAACCGAAGTAAAGAGTGAAACACAGACCTGTGAGACCATAACTTGCCTCTGCACAGTGATGTATATGCCAGAGCTTTTTGCTGTTCGCAGATGTTTGCTTTaaaatgtattgtttttgtgtgccaAAGACACTGTTTATATTAAAGTGAATATTCTGATGCCAAATGTGAATTTATTTgtcaaattaaaagaaaatactTTACAGAAGTACCTTGAATAAAGACAGCTGTGTCTTTGTTTCTCCAATAATGAATTGACATAAGATGTCAATTAAATTGTGATTTAAAATCACAATTTTACATCGTAGAAATAGAGATAGCCTTGTAAATAATTTAAGCTCATatatttcccccttttttaattatttggCCACCTGTTAACCAACAAGTAGCCTATTAAAATGTAACCAAGCCACGGCGGCTTGAAAGTGAAAACATTTGTTATAGTCATGCTCAAGTCATTATGTCTCTTCTCCACTCCTCCTGTTTCAACAGCTGAACGGGTAGCCAAGTAGTGGAGGGGGAAAGTAAGTACTGCCGTGGTCTCCCAGGGGATTTATTGTATGAATAACAGGGACTTCGAAGTACCCAACATGCCAACCTTCCGTGCGTTTGTTTGTACGAGGGGTTCGCAACGCCATGGACAACACAGTCGACAGGCTGCATAGGATAATCAGTATAGCAAACCAACAGCAAGCATGGACTACAACGGAACCTGGAAGGTGTATTTTGATGACAATCTGGAAGGGTTTCTGAAAGCAATGTGTAAGAAACGCCGTTGGTCGATTTTTGTTGAACTTTGGTCAGATATGGTTGTTTAACTTTTGTTTGCTTTTATTTGAAAGCTGTACCTGAGATGATGATCAAAATGTCCAAGGACGTGAAGCCGGTGACCGTCATAAAGCAGAACGGCCCTGACTTCACCATCGAGGTGAAGACGCCCGTACGCACCAACGTCAACTCCTTCAGCCTGGGGAAGGAGACGGAGATCACCGCTATGGATGGGAGGAAGTTCAAGGTAGGTCTACTTCCAATAGTCAGTTATTAGGAAGTTATGGATTGATCACCGGGGCGAGAAGGGGGGATCGTAACAGATTAATACATGCAAaccaatacaaaaaacaaaaacaaaattataGATCAATAAAGTTAGACCAATGAAATACACTAATAAAGATGACAAATTTTAAAAGAGGCCAAAATAATGAAAGCATCTCAGCTCTGATCCTCCCTGCCTCTTGAGGTGTACAGCCTTTATAAAGCATTAGTAGTCTACCAACCCTAAACTATAGCCTAGTTTAATTTTTATTTCTCgtataaacaaaaaaacagcaatTTCCTTATATTTTTCTGTATTCTCTTTCTTAAAAACCATCTTCAATATTTTCATCATTCTTCATGTATCTTTAAATtaatgaatgattgaatgaatgaatgaatgaatgaatgaatgaatgaccaGTGTACAgtcagggaagaggaggggaagctGGTGTTCGAAACAGACAAGTTCACCTCTGTTCGTGAGATCCAAGGAGAGGACATGGTGGAAGTAGGATTAATTTTGATTCATTCAATGATCAATGgatcaatgttttgttttttagaaGTCCAATTGCAGTATGACGAAGGCATAATCAACAGATTTAAGCATCTCTTCCTATCTGCAGACGGTGACTGCTGGCTCCGCGTGCCTCATCAGGAAAAGCAAGCGGGTCTGATGAACGTCGGCAACTACCAATATGGCCACCAGATCGCGCCAAAGCCTTCCTCAAACGACATTAAATGATTTGAAGCAAATAAAATAGTTGTCGGTCTTTAATACCGTTTCGCTATGTTAAACTATTATTGtcgattgtttattttttttatgcttttCTTCTATACACATGATGATTGGGTTGTTCACGGGGTTAGACAAGACTAACGGAAAGGCCTAGTGTTCACGGTAATGAGAGGATCTAGTAAGGGTGGCAGAAGAGAGCGAGGATGGATATGTAAATACCGCAGGGAAACTCAATGTAACAATCAGTACAAATAAAGGATGACAGACATAATAGATACATTACATCAGCTTAAAAGGGGCTGGAGTCCGGAGATAATGAGTTTCAGGAGAGAGGATGTCGCCAGGTGTGAAATAGGGAAGTAAAATGTCCAACCAAAGTGGAATCTCACGGTCAAAGCCATTTTCGTGTAATAACAAGTTAAAACCAAATTGGGTTTCCTTAATAGGAAGCGaaaggtaaaacaaaaaaaaaaggtaatattGTCAGGATTAATTTTTCCACGTCTGTTGCTATGCAAGGGACTGGATTATGCACTggaaacaatataataatatataatataattaaacaaatatCATTACTTGTAGGCCAATTTGTATTAACAGAGAAACACCTCACACTCCAGTGCAGTGAGGTGCCGGTATTTATTGTTGTTGGTAATTCGTTCCCCCAACAACCACGCTTCACAATACATtgtcattttcttctttttttattactAGCTActtatctttagcattcatcaGTTTGCATTTATTCAATGTAGCAGGTTACTGGCGTCTTGGTTCTTGAAGAATTGCAGCGGGAATAACTGTTGCAAAGGGgacaataaaatacatttgaaggTAAAAGTCCTGAGGGGCGCTATCGTTCTACTCGATGAGAGGTCGCACCTGCGCAGTAGTAGCGCTGTCTACTTGTCAAAGCTAATCGGCTTGTTTGAGGAAAGACTCCTGATTTCCAAGCAAACCCTCTTTTGACACATGGCTAGATACATGAGGCCGCCGAACACGTCACTTTTCGTCAGAAATATTTCTGATGAATCCAGGTGAGTCGGCAATCCATTGCACCCTGACGTCTTAATTCCGCCAGATAGTACATTTCCTCTTAGCTCTTGCTAACTTAGTTAGCCtgtgcttgcgtttgtgtgtataagaTCTCTAACCAAAACCAAATGTCAATGTGAATGTCAATGTGTTTAAGGTTAACAAGACATTTAACTGATTGATTAACTAAAAAGGAAGCAATCAAGTGTTTGCATTGGGCAAGAAACGGTGAACCTATAACGACGAGATGCGCTTGTATCGTTGTTGTCGTTCCCAGGCCAGGCTCATGCAATGTAGAGCGCCGACGCTGTTTGAATCCCCGATCTCTCTTCCAAGTTGTACACATCTCATAACGCATCTTACACATTGTCAGATGAGTCAAACTTCTATCTATGGTGTTCAGGCCTGAGGATTTACGCCGTGAGTTTGGCCGCTATGGGCCCGTAGTGGACGTCTACGTCCCACTTGACTACTATACACGTCTGCCAAGAGGATTTGCATACATTCAATATCCTTTCTGaaacctgtaaaaaaaaaatatatctatcaACATTCTGTGTACTTCTTTGTGTATGGTAAGCTCTAATACTATTGTGTTGAAAATGTTGATGTGTTGATGTATGTTACTGTGATTTCTA from the Gadus morhua chromosome 22, gadMor3.0, whole genome shotgun sequence genome contains:
- the fabp10b gene encoding fatty acid-binding protein 10-A, liver basic, with product MDYNGTWKVYFDDNLEGFLKAMSVPEMMIKMSKDVKPVTVIKQNGPDFTIEVKTPVRTNVNSFSLGKETEITAMDGRKFKCTVREEEGKLVFETDKFTSVREIQGEDMVETVTAGSACLIRKSKRV